Below is a genomic region from Neisseria zoodegmatis.
GTTAAAAGATGCATGTACATGCACAATACCTTCACTTACGGTTTTACGTATTTTTTTACGTACACGTGAAGCTGTGTTTGCTTTAGCCATTAATTAAAATCCTCAAAAATTATTTTTTACCGGCAATTGCTTTACGCGGACCTTTACGGGTACGGGCATTTGTACGAGTACGCTGCCCACGACAAGGCAAACCACGACGATGTCTGAAGCCACGGTAACAGCCCATGTCCATCAAGCGCTTAATACTCATTGTCACTTCACGACGCAAATCGCCTTCAACTTCAAACTTAGAAACTTGCTCACGCAATGCTTCTAATTGCGACTCATCTAAATCTTTTACTT
It encodes:
- the rpsM gene encoding 30S ribosomal protein S13; this encodes MARIAGVNIPNHAHIVIGLQAIYGIGSTRAKLICEAANITPSTKVKDLDESQLEALREQVSKFEVEGDLRREVTMSIKRLMDMGCYRGFRHRRGLPCRGQRTRTNARTRKGPRKAIAGKK